The following proteins are encoded in a genomic region of Schistocerca serialis cubense isolate TAMUIC-IGC-003099 chromosome 9, iqSchSeri2.2, whole genome shotgun sequence:
- the LOC126419470 gene encoding uncharacterized protein LOC126419470, producing MAREVPEETEMRLSWADSGQSILKLNIRHLWLFGAWPLSGSWIYDVYNAFCLTMGVWNAIESSLSLYFSWGDMDETTLVFISAFTNACGTAKMALFMRNRRQYNALARRVETLMSVQSEFCSADPALADIRRGSQRRASRLTIGLLFLMFSQYPVWFPMPIITQPEQRRLPLVQHGWDNNTNYYELSYALQCMLATWATQLSNGVDLLFVTVMILTAAEMRILTLRIVNLKTENSEVRIVKRANVVIGQTENTCGDEMYEKLCQCIESHQKVIRYVGQIE from the coding sequence ATGGCGCGAGAAGTACCAGAGGAAACTGAAATGCGACTGTCCTGGGCTGACAGTGGGCAGTCGATCCTCAAACTGAACATCCGCCATCTGTGGCTCTTTGGTGCGTGGCCTCTGTCTGGTTCCTGGATTTATGACGTGTACAACGCTTTCTGCCTCACAATGGGCGTGTGGAACGCGATAGAGAGTTCACTGTCCCTTTACTTCAGCTGGGGAGACATGGATGAGACGACGCTTGTATTCATCAGCGCCTTCACCAATGCCTGCGGCACCGCCAAGATGGCCTTGTTCATGCGCAATCGGCGACAGTACAACGCACTGGCTCGACGCGTGGAGACCCTGATGTCTGTGCAAAGTGAATTCTGTTCGGCAGACCCTGCCTTGGCTGATATTCGGCGAGGCTCCCAGAGGCGTGCCTCCCGCCTGACCATAGGACTGCTCTTCCTAATGTTCTCGCAGTACCCTGTGTGGTTCCCCATGCCGATCATTACGCAGCCAGAACAACGGCGCCTGCCGCTAGTTCAGCACGGCTGGGACAACAACACCAACTACTACGAGCTGTCGTATGCCTTGCAGTGCATGTTGGCGACGTGGGCAACACAGCTCAGCAACGGTGTGGACTTACTCTTCGTTACTGTCATGATCCTCACGGCTGCGGAGATGCGAATTCTTACACTGCGCATTGTCAATCTGAAAACCGAGAACTCTGAAGTAAGGATAGTAAAAAGGGCCAATGTCGTGATAGGCCAGACGGAGAATACTTGCGGTGACGAAATGTATGAAAAATTATGCCAGTGCATTGAAAGTCACCAGAAAGTCATCAGGTATGTTGGACAaattgaatga